One Aegilops tauschii subsp. strangulata cultivar AL8/78 chromosome 2, Aet v6.0, whole genome shotgun sequence genomic window, CAGAAGCATGTGTCTGCCCAGGGGATGCTTGTACAAGATCTGATGAGTGGTGTGTGCCGGGAACTTGAAATGTGGCAAAAGCATAGTAAGGAAGAACATGCGGTGGAAAAGGATTTTCAAAGTGAACTTAATGAAATTTTGTCTGTAGATACTCAATACCCCAAGGTTATTTTTCTGGACGAGATAGACATTTTGCTTGCAGAGCACAAACTAGAAAAGGCACTGCTTGCCCTAGAAACTGAAGAGAAGAAATATATGGTTACAGACGATTCAGGCAAAGAATCAGATGCAGAGATTTCTGCCTATAAGACAGCACTGCTTAAAAGGAAATCAATTCTTGAGGATCAGCTTGTTAGGTATTCAGAACAGCCATCTTTATCTAGTACTGAACTAAGAAAATCTTTGTCTGGTTTAATTAGGATTGGTAAAGGTCCTGTAGCCCATCAAGTACTTCTAAAAGCCTACGGTTCACGTCTTCACAGAGATGTTGAGGCATTTCTTCCCACCTGTTCAGTCTACACAGAAACTTACTCTGCAACCTTGTCGCAACTTGTTTTCTCAGCTATCTCAAAGGTGTTGAAAGAATCTAGCACACTATTTGGAGATAACCCCACGAATATGAACCGGATTATCCAATGGTCCGAATATGAAATAGAAGCTTTTGCACGTTTGGTTAAAGAAaaatctcctttgcctgagagtGTTTCTGCACTTCGTTCTGCCTGCATATGCATACAAACTACTCTCGCTCACTGCTCTTGTCTAGAATCACATGGGTTGAAATTCTCAAAGTTACTTATGTTACTATTGCGACCTCATATTGAAGAAGTGCTTGAACTGAATTTTAGAAGGGtgagaagaaagattattgattCAGCAAGGACTGACGATATTCTGCTTCTCGCTCCTCAAGAAGGTTCACCGCCATCTGATTCAGTTGCACCTAAGATGATGCTTACAAGCAGTGGAAAGAAGTTTATGGCAGTTATCAATGTGAGTTCTCGCTTTATTGATTATGGTTTTGTTGATATTTTCATTCTGGATATACCATATTCTCATCGTGTGTTACTGTATATATGAGTTGAGTTCCATGTAATGTTGGATCACACAATTTGGTTTTGAGTATTTGAGCAGCCCTGTCTGTAATTTTGACATGTATTACATCCAATTTATTCCATATGTGGTGAACAACTTGCACCATACCTCCAGGTACTTCTGTAAGTCACTAAGTTTCGAACTTCCCCTGAAATACTTGTTTAACCTTGCCTCATGTGGCTGACCTCACTGGTGGTCACACCTATTTCATGATGGCAGTCAGCACATTCTCAACAGATGCTAGTTAAATTGACATGAGCAGCCAAGCACAACTGTAATAACTCCCTGAGTACACCTATGTAGAATTGTTAAGCGCAATGTACTTGCACGACTTAGTGCAGAAGGGTGAGTTAGTTTAGATAACAAACATCTATTAGCGACCAAGTCCTGCTCACGACCATTAGCATGTCTCCCTGTACATCTCCTCACATAGGCCTAGTCATTCGGATCTAGCAGGTTTTGTAGCTCAGGTTCTTAGCCCCGCACGCCTCTGTAGTCTGTACATGCCATATATACACCACCAACCAATGGAAATATTGTGTGGCAAATTACTCTCTTGAGTCTTACATGGCACTATCAGTTACCGCTTTCTAAAACTCCTCCGATCCTCGCTTCCGCAACCCCAGTGCCATGGCCGACGACAACTCCTCCTTCTCCTTTGGCCACAACACCAATCCTTTCGCCGCCACCTCTCCCACTGCTTCCTCCATCCACGCTGTTCCTATCCGGCAGCACGTCCCGGCCATCCTCGACCTTCAGGAGTCAAACTACACCATATGGTGCCCCCTGTTCATGACTGTCTTTCGTGCGTACAACCTCGCTGACCACATCGACGCCGGCCTCCGCCTCGACGGCGCAGATTGGACCGCCATCGACTCGTGCATCGTGAACTGGGTCTACACGACCATCTCGGCGGAGATACTCATGATCATCGTGAATCCTGACGAGACGACGCACTCGGTCTGGCTCGCGGCGCCTTCTACGCCCTCCACGAGTTCTACAACTTGTATCAAGGTGACCTCTCCATCACCGCGTATTGCAGCTGCCTCAAGCAGCTCGCCGAGATGCTTTGTGACGTCGGCTCCCCGATCACCAATGAGGGGCTCGTCCTCAACGCGTTTCGCGTCCTCAAGTCCGACGACAGCTAGTCGGTGACCAGCATGTTGCTCCACAGCCTGCCCTCCTTCCTCAAGCAGGAGGAGCGGCGCATCTAGCACACGGTGGCCCTGGAGGCATCGCGCATCGGGCACCCAGGTAGCTTCCCAGGGCGGCTCCTCCAACTCTGAGCAGAGCCGTAACAACAGCGATGGCTCTCAGTGACATCGAGGTGCTGCATGTGCACCCACTGATCAGCTAGCAGATGTTATGACAAAAGGCCTACCTTGTCTTCTTTTCGACGGTTTTGGGCCAGCCTCTGCATCGTCTCTGACAACGACCCTGAGTCTGCAGCGGGGTGTTAGTGACTAAGCCCTGCCCACAGCCGTTATCAAGTCTCCCTGTACATCTCCTCGCGTAGGCCTAGTCGTACAGATCTAGCAGGTTTTGTAGCTCAGGTTGTTAGCTCCGCACGCCTCTGTACATGCCATATATACACCACCAATCAATGGAAATATTGTGTGGCAAATTATCCTCTTGAGTCTTACAACCTTGATTACATTTTTTTTCTCCAGCTGGCTTGGAGATTGCATTTGCCCTTAACTATTTAACTCCTTTCAATCTCTATTGGTATTGGCCTTGGCTCAAGAGCAAGGACACCAAACTTTGATCACCTTTTTTTTCCATCTGGCTTGGAGATTGAACTTGCCCTTAACCGGTAACCTCCTTTCAATCCTTTGTTTAGACCCTCTCTATTAGTATAGCCATTGGCTTGAGAGCAAGGACCTTATTTGACCGCTTAGAACCTGATAGAGGGAAAATCACTCTCTCGAGATATGCTTAAGCTAGCTCAGGAATAGTACTATTTTTATATGCCTTGAAGAGGGGAGTCAATGAGTAGCCTTCTACTCTCGTTTCATATTAAGACTACTAGGTCATTTTACTGGCTAAGCACCTATTTTTGAAATTTTGGATTGAATATTTTGCTGGAAGTGCAATATTTTGAAGTTATTTTCTTTGCTACTATTTTATGTACTTGACTGGATATCTGATCATTTAAAGCAGCTGACATCTGGATGTGCTTCCTACAGGATCTTTTGGATCATGTTACCCCAATGACCATAGTTCACTTTGGTGGAACAATTTTGAGCAATTTTCTCCAGCTATTTGATAGATATGTCGAAACACTTATCAAAGTGTTGCCTGGGCCTTCTGAAGATGATAATGTAGTGGAGTCACAAGAGCCTGTAGAATTAAAAGCTGAAAGTGATGCGCAGCAGCTTGCACTAATTGGAACTGCATATACCATAGCAGATGAATTATTGCCAGCAGCTGTATCTAAGTTTTTTTATATGCAAACCAAGAAGAAAGAAACTAGTGGAACGAGTGAAGGCCTTGGTCCTGGGTCCATATACTCCACAGAATACAAAGAGTGGAAACGTCATCTACAACATTCATTGGACAAACTGAGGGATCACTTCTGCCGACAATATGTCTTATCATTTATTTACTTGGAAGGGAAGTCACGATTGGATGCTAGAATGTACTTGGAGGGGGGTGATGATCTTTTTTGGGATTCCGATCCCTTACCTTCACTACCTTTCCAGGTGATTCTGTTTTAATGATGTGATTCACAATCTCGTCTTGAAATGTAAATTTTACCGTGTTGCTCACTCTAGTGTCATATGTCCATAGTACAAAAATACACATAATATAACTTGGGGCCACCAATGAAATGTAGTTGCTTTGGAAAGTTCCATGTTTTGTGTTTATCACCTTTATTGATGGCCATATTATCGAGACTTGTGCACCGGAGAGCTAGTTTGGGACAGTGATCTTTCTTTCCACAATCTTCTTTGTTTCAGTAAATTTTGTGTGCTCCAAGGGACATAGTTCTAGGTGGTAAAGGCAATGTGTAAATAAATATTGCGCTCATTCTAATCAGACCTTGCACAAAACATACCTGTCTCACCTGAGCATTTTCTTTCAGGCGTTGTTTGGAAGGTTGCAGCAGCTAGCTAGTGTTGCTGGTGATGTTCTACTAGGCAAAGAGAAGATACAGAAGGTTTTGCTTTCAAGGCTAACTGAAACGGTTGTCATGTGGCTCTCCAATGAACAAGAATTCTGGGATGTCTTTGAGGACGAGTCCATCCAGCTCCAGCCTTCTGGACTTCAGCAGGTACCCCATATCAAATTTTGTGTGTGTTTTTTGACGAATGGAGCATCCCGCTCCCATTTTCATACCAAATTTCCTGTTACTTTGATGTACATGTTAAAGGTGCCAATCTTCTGCTCCTTTCAGCTTATTCTTGATATGCACTTCCTGGTTGAGATTGCCGTATGCGGACGGTACCCGCACAGACCAGTTCAGCAGCTTGTGTCAGTAATTATTACTAGAGCAATTGCAGCTTTCTCGGCAAGGGAGGTTGACCCACAAAGGTCTGTAATCAAAATCTTTTCCGTTGCTTCAGTCTATCCGTTGCGTGTTTGTCTATGGCTGAACATTATTATGTTCCCTCCTCTGAAATTTTCAGCGCTCTTCCGGAGGATGAATGGTTTCTTGAGACTGCCAAGACTGCAATCAACAAGCTCATGCTAGGGACTTCTGGATCTGAGTCCGACCTCGAAGCGCCTATCGCTCCGCATGATGACGGAATATCAGAAGATTCAGATAGCATTTCATGTCTGTCGAGTATAGGGTCTGAAGATTCATTTGCTTCTGCAAACAATGATGACCTAGAAAACCCTGTTTACTTCACCGATCCTGACTCGTAGAGAGTTGGCCCCGTGTTTTAGATGCGAGTCTAAATATTTCAAGCTCGGTTATCCTGTATACTTCTCGGAGATGTCATCAGTAATTATTAATATTATTATTATGGCAGCTGTCAAGTTTATTTGTTTGTCCCGAAATCGGTGCTTTTCCTAAGCAAGGCATGATAATTCTTTATTAGTCGCATACAAGGTGCATAAGCAAGAATATAAGCTGTAGCTGGTATTGATCATCACACAGTTCTCTAGGCACAAGATGGCTCTCCCTTACAACTCCAGACTAAAACACATGGATGTATAAGCAAACACTACAATTAACTGCAGCAAACGATTTCATACACTTCTGGTCTCTGTGTCCTTAGAAGCACATGTCGAGGAGGCAACAGCAGCAGATGGCTGCACAGCTGAAAAACAACACAGAATCACAGATGATGAATATCTCAGTGTATCATTTAATATCCCTAGTGTTTTTGCAGGTTTCAGAGGTTACTATAATGCACATGAATAAATGGCTTGTAGAAAAAAAAAACAGGCCACAGCTTGAGTAGTGAGTTGAATGCTATGTATAAAGGTTTTTTTTTGTAGGGAATTCAGAGATCTTTTCTTTATCCATCAAGGAAGGGGGGTTTCGAGTTCGACCAACTTCCGATTACCATCAGCGCACAAGCTTGTTTCGCGCAAAGATAGGCCGGTTAATTGGTTGACTGTAAACATGTTGAACTGCGAAAGAGGAAAACGATgaggctatctcttctccaacttCTAAAAGGATCGGCGATTCGGCGCCACAGCTAACAGGGCGAGAATTCCATTGACTAATCAACTCCTGACAATGCGCCACCACTAGACAGGGATTATACACTACTGCTagaaacgctcttatattatgggacgtaGGGAATACAGTATAAAGTTAGCAATTTGCTCTTTTTCTTCGGGCACGTACACTGCTATTTTTGCACAAACATTTGCAGGTGTGCATGTCATATAGCATATGAGCACCCGTGATTTTATCTCAGAACTGCACAACTGCTTGGCATATATAATTAGGTGAGGTGAGGCGGGTGATAGCGAGAAAAAGGTGAGGTGAGACGTGAAAGCTTaccatccttccaagaaggcctTGTCACCGCGGCTCTGTGTCTGCGCTGGCTGCGGGGCACCCATGCCCGCGTCGTAGTTGGTCG contains:
- the LOC109783589 gene encoding exocyst complex component EXO84C; this encodes MGRPAMESSSEEELEDDFPGHEWITPQSSIRAAYQSQTEKGIRKTCSELLELKDAIENLCGNMQSKYHAFLRISEEVVEAEQELIELQKHVSAQGMLVQDLMSGVCRELEMWQKHSKEEHAVEKDFQSELNEILSVDTQYPKVIFLDEIDILLAEHKLEKALLALETEEKKYMVTDDSGKESDAEISAYKTALLKRKSILEDQLVRYSEQPSLSSTELRKSLSGLIRIGKGPVAHQVLLKAYGSRLHRDVEAFLPTCSVYTETYSATLSQLVFSAISKVLKESSTLFGDNPTNMNRIIQWSEYEIEAFARLVKEKSPLPESVSALRSACICIQTTLAHCSCLESHGLKFSKLLMLLLRPHIEEVLELNFRRVRRKIIDSARTDDILLLAPQEGSPPSDSVAPKMMLTSSGKKFMAVINDLLDHVTPMTIVHFGGTILSNFLQLFDRYVETLIKVLPGPSEDDNVVESQEPVELKAESDAQQLALIGTAYTIADELLPAAVSKFFYMQTKKKETSGTSEGLGPGSIYSTEYKEWKRHLQHSLDKLRDHFCRQYVLSFIYLEGKSRLDARMYLEGGDDLFWDSDPLPSLPFQALFGRLQQLASVAGDVLLGKEKIQKVLLSRLTETVVMWLSNEQEFWDVFEDESIQLQPSGLQQLILDMHFLVEIAVCGRYPHRPVQQLVSVIITRAIAAFSAREVDPQSALPEDEWFLETAKTAINKLMLGTSGSESDLEAPIAPHDDGISEDSDSISCLSSIGSEDSFASANNDDLENPVYFTDPDS